DNA from Debaryomyces hansenii CBS767 chromosome A complete sequence:
TCAGTAATACTAGCCTATGACAATCGTTTCACGTAGGCTTTGAAGGTGTAGTTCCATGGGTATTGCGTGGTGGTTGGTTGTGCATTCTATTTCCCCATATTTTAGCTTGCACCGGAGTGGCTCCGATATCATACGCGGCAAGCTGAGACGAATGGAGGGCACAAGTGAGACTATTTTGGAACAAGATAAGTTGCGGAGAGTAGTTACTTAGTCCGTTTATAGTTCTATTGAGATTATGTTGAAAGCAGGTACGACTGAAAGTTAAATGGAGATATGCTGTGTTATCTGTGCTATTTTGTAATAGCTGTACACAGTGCAGATATTCGAATGGGTAAAGGGTTTTCATACCCGACCGGAAACGGACCAGACTGTGGGGTCACAAAAAGGACGAACATTGACCCCCCACATCACCGATGTCGCGGATGGTATGTCGTAACTCATATGTCGCAGGTCGTTGGTTACAATTCGACTAGATCCGAGGGTGCAGGGGGTGCGGGTGTCgcaaaatgaaataatatagGACGACATTTTAGCAATGATAACGATCCTCTAGTGGAAGTGCCGAACATGGCAGATTGGAGATAAGCGGCGGGTAAGACTGATTTGGGAtactataataatatacctGGTAATCTAGTGCGACGAATGGTGCAACATCTAACTTAAATTCAGGCAATATTAGCGacatgaaaaattcactGATGTTCAGGTACTTGCTATATTAAGACCAGGAAAGCATAAAGAGATTAGCATAACTGCCTCGACAACGAGCTTGATTCACACCCAGAGATTTGCCCATTTATTGACTTCAAGCCCTATTATAGAAACTACATATATCATGTCCGACAATTCATCACAAACAAATATCAAAACTAAATACAATCTTCCGAAACCTACGCCAGCTTATTATCCGCACGATGGATCCCCCATATATGCCGATAAGAAACTTTACCAGAAAATTGGTGCTTGCGAAAAGACACTTGTGGAAAAACATTTGTGTCAACCCCGTAGAGGCATAGCTGTGAAGATTCCTGCTAAATCTGTATTCAGAATTACCACTCCGGAAGGCCCGCAGGTGTGCGATTTGAACATCTGGAACTTGCACAATCCTAGAGAGAGATTTTGGGCTGCCCGGAGTCGTCAATTGCATTCAGCGCATGTGTCTACCTACGATAGACTTTGGTCCAACCTCCCATTCCTTCGCCCATTGGTAACTATTACTGGTGATTCCATGCTGGACAGAGGCCAGGATGAATGGGGTGGAAGATTGCATGATTTGAACGGAACAAGATGTGATCCATACATCGACCAATTAATCAGTGGACAGGAAAATAATTTCCACTGCCATTCAAATTTGCTTCGGGCAGTTTTACCACATGGATTGACCGAGTTTGATATCCATGATGTTATAAATGTATTCCAGGTCACAGGATTGAACGAGTATGATCAGTATTTCATGGAGGCATGTCCTGCAAAAGCTGGTGATTATTTCGAGTGCTTTGCCGAGCAGGATTTACTTATTGCTATCAGTGCTTGCCCTGGTGGAGATTTGTCTCAATGGGGTTGGGGTGAAGATGGCGAGAATTTGGAAGACCTGAAGATGGTCGATTGTTGTAGACCACTAGGAATAGAGGTGTATAAAATTAACGATGAGAAAGTTTTAGAAGGTTGGGTGCCTCCCAATGTTGTTGGATACAAGGGCAACCACGGCTTACAAAACCCAGCTTAATGTGGTCtaattttctattattctATTTACACTATATAGTACCGTCTATTGATTGGCCTATCCAATCACTGATCATATCATTTGTAATAAAGCCACTAACATTACTTCCACTATATGTCAACTCTTGGGTCTCAATAATCTGTTCAAGAAACTCGAAGCTCTCCTTGATTTTTTCCGTAGAG
Protein-coding regions in this window:
- a CDS encoding DEHA2A06138p (no similarity), translating into MKTLYPFEYSHCVQLLQNSTDNTAYLHLTFSRTCFQHNLNRTINGLSNYSPQLILFQNSLTCALHSSQLAAYDIGATPVQAKIWGNRMHNQPPRNTHGTTPSKPT
- a CDS encoding DEHA2A06160p (highly similar to uniprot|Q10082 Schizosaccharomyces pombe SPAC11D3) translates to MSDNSSQTNIKTKYNLPKPTPAYYPHDGSPIYADKKLYQKIGACEKTLVEKHLCQPRRGIAVKIPAKSVFRITTPEGPQVCDLNIWNLHNPRERFWAARSRQLHSAHVSTYDRLWSNLPFLRPLVTITGDSMSDRGQDEWGGRLHDLNGTRCDPYIDQLISGQENNFHCHSNLLRAVLPHGLTEFDIHDVINVFQVTGLNEYDQYFMEACPAKAGDYFECFAEQDLLIAISACPGGDLSQWGWGEDGENLEDSKMVDCCRPLGIEVYKINDEKVLEGWVPPNVVGYKGNHGLQNPA